From the Rhizobium sp. NZLR1 genome, the window GCTCAGGCACGGGATCAGCTTTCGCATCGCGTCACCGTCCAGGAATTCGAACGGGATGTCTGTTTTCTGGAAGGTGCCATACAGCGATTTAAGTTCGTCCAGTTCGCGTTCATCCAGTGCGGCCCAGATTCGCCCTTTCTGTGTCCACTCGGTCGGGTAACCCAGTTCATCGTCCAGGCTGTCCCAGAGCTTTTCGGCTTCCTGGGCAAGTGGACTTTCTGCAGGCGTTTCACCGCGCAGACTGAGATAGCCCGTTGCGCGCGACGACGCTTCGTAGGCAGTCGCGCCCGCATCCAGAACCAGCACCTTAGCGCCTGCTTTTTGTGCCTGGTAAGCGGTTGCCAGTCCCAATATCCCGGCGCCAACAACAATTATATCGAAGTTTTTCATTGTCTTATCCGGGTTGGCAATCTGATCAGTCTTGGCGGGTTTCGTAAGGCCACATCTGCCAATTCAGACGAATTTCGTCGCTCTCGTCGTCGTCCGCAATAAGACCCAGGTCAATTGGGCGCAGAGGGAAACGGTAGCTAGCCGGGCGGATCGCCTCGACGTCACAACCAAAGCGGAGCGACAGCGCCACAACTGCTTCATCGCGACAACGCTTACCTTGGCAATGGCCCATCGATACACGCGTCATCCGCTTCATAAAGTCTTGATTGATGCGAGGAGCATCAGAACTGTCACTTTGATTGACGGGCGTTTGCTGGTTGCGCAGCTCCTTACCCAGGTACGCAGGTGGGGCGATGCCACAGAATTCGCCCCGACTGACAGACTCGCATTGGCAGAGGGTGACTGCGTCATCGCCGCTCTGGTGCAAGGCGCTTATCCAGGCCTTGATGTAGTCCAACGTAGAAATTGAGGCGGCGGGAGGTGGCCCTGGAGGCGCATCCGGCTCCGCGCCATTGATCCGCTCAAGAAGGGCGTCAACCGCTCGATCATTGGCTGCCCAGAAGACGTTCTCAAGGCTGGTTTCGCCCTGAGCGTTGATTTCCGGGACCCAAGAGGCAACGTTCGGGTCATATTGCATCTTGCAGCCCATCGCGGCCGGCAATTCAATATTGGGCAATGTTGCAATTGCCACCGCAATGGAATCGCAATCGAGATCGAAAGTCGAGCTGCCATCGAGCGACGCGCATCGAGCTCCGGTGACGGCGACTGAACCTTTCGCTTCCTGCAGAACATGACCGAGGTGTACGGGGATAGTCTGTTGCGACAGCCATTCAGCTGCCTCTATACCTGCAGCGACCTCGTCGCCGGCTTCGATAACAGCGACGATCTCCACTCCACGTGACAACGCGGACCGAATGAAACGCAATGCGAGCTCGGAGGTGCCTAATACGACCACCTTCCGACCCTCGAAAACCTGATAGAGGTCGAGCAGCGCGATACCGGCCTTGCCTCCGAAGACGCCGGGCAACTCCCAACCCTTGAACGAGGGGACAAAGTCGCGAACGCCCGTGGCGATGATCAGAGAGTCGTGCTCCAGGATTTCGTTGCCATCCCGGGTCACCAATCCGACCCTTGGCCTTCCAACGTTGACGCAATTGGGACCATTGCGGAATGCGCCCCACAGGATAGTGGAAACGCGAATATCGACGCCTGCCTCCAGACATTCGACGAGCTCGGGGCTTCCTTCCAATAGGGCTTGTGCAATCGAGTTGTCGTTCAAGAGTGCCGAAGGAAGACCAGCCCCGTAAAACCATGGAGCATCGAAGCTCATATCTTTCATTGCTTGTGGATGCTCGTCGACGAGCGTGACGTCTTGTCCGACCGAGTGAGCCGCGAGCGCAAGTCTGCATCCAGCAGCGCTTGCTCCTACAACGACGATTTTCCCTAACATAGCCGTCTCCCTTCCCGATCAGGCTTCGTCGATACGGCCCTGGAGCTTCAGAAGCCTGGCATGTTCGAGGGTTGCCCCATTCCACGTGCGGCAGATGGTGAAAGCTCGTTACCCGAACCGATGTTGTGATTCCTCTCGTCGAGGGGAACACTTGAGCCAGCAGTCAGACGATAGCTCGCTTAAAACAGACCGACAAGTCGAAAAATACGACCTAGTGATCTTTTTATTGTCCGAACCAAACCGAGCGTCATCTCGGCCTTGTGGGCGTCGAACGAGAACAGCCGCGGCCGCAGGCGGGGCAAGAGCTCCTGCCGTCGCGCGCGGCGGTCTATCTCGTCATTGTGGGCGTCACGCGTCCAGACTACGAAGTAGGTGAACGCCGATTCGCTCTCCTGCCGGCAATCCGTGCAATGACAGATGCCATTCCGATTGGCGCCCCACGGACATGGTAGCGAACCTTGCCCGCATCTGTAGCTTCCCTGTCTTGCGATCATATCGCCCCCTGGTGCACTGCTCAGCAGGGACTCTTCCTCGTCGAAGTTGCCGATTGCACAGAGCGACGCTTCGACCGCCGGCTCGCGTGCTGTATGACACCCTCCCGAAGCGCTCGCGTTCAGCAGAAGGGTAATTTTAGTGCTTTGACGGGCTATGCAGACCTGAAATCTGAACGTATCGTACGAAAACTGACTCTCGGGTCAGTGGGGAGAATAGAGCAACAAGGACGCGTTGGAGATGAAATCCCTCCTGACACTTATTTCCATTCTCGTTTTGGCCAACACGCCGGTCGCATTCAGTGCGGGGTGCAAGGGCGATGTCCAAACCGTGACCCAGGGCAAGCTGACGGTGGCCGCCTACGACTATCCGCCGTTTTCGATCGCTTCCCCTGACGGCCAGATTTCAGGCATTGATGCCGCCGTCGTCAAACGGATGGCCGCGGACAATTGCCTTGAGGTAGTAACTTTAGTGACTGATCCCGCGGCGACGGTACAAGCCGTTGTCGCCAACAAAGCCGATGTTGCCATCGGCAGTTGGAATCGAACCGAAAAGCGCA encodes:
- a CDS encoding FAD-dependent oxidoreductase, translating into MLGKIVVVGASAAGCRLALAAHSVGQDVTLVDEHPQAMKDMSFDAPWFYGAGLPSALLNDNSIAQALLEGSPELVECLEAGVDIRVSTILWGAFRNGPNCVNVGRPRVGLVTRDGNEILEHDSLIIATGVRDFVPSFKGWELPGVFGGKAGIALLDLYQVFEGRKVVVLGTSELALRFIRSALSRGVEIVAVIEAGDEVAAGIEAAEWLSQQTIPVHLGHVLQEAKGSVAVTGARCASLDGSSTFDLDCDSIAVAIATLPNIELPAAMGCKMQYDPNVASWVPEINAQGETSLENVFWAANDRAVDALLERINGAEPDAPPGPPPAASISTLDYIKAWISALHQSGDDAVTLCQCESVSRGEFCGIAPPAYLGKELRNQQTPVNQSDSSDAPRINQDFMKRMTRVSMGHCQGKRCRDEAVVALSLRFGCDVEAIRPASYRFPLRPIDLGLIADDDESDEIRLNWQMWPYETRQD